The sequence GGAGAGCGCCCCCCTTATTCGCTGTCACCATGAGTGGTGGGACGGCCGCGGCTATCCTGACGGCCTCCGCCACGAGGAGATCCCGCTTGGCGCCCGGATTTTGAGCGTCGCCGACGCCTTCGACGCGATGACCTCTACCCGGCCCTACCGCCCGGCGCTCAGCGTCGAGGAGGCGCGCGCCGAAGCGCATCGCGGGCGCCATCGCCAGTTCGACAGCCGGGTTGTCGATGCCTTTGAGGACGGGATCGCCGCGATCGAGGCGATCCTGCGGCAGGAGCGCCCGTCTGCGTGAGCGACCAGCGAGCCGAACTGCGAAAACTGCCGAGTGTCGATGCCCTGCTGCGCTCTCCTGATCTTGCGGGCGCGCGCGCCGCCCTCGGCGATCAGCTTCTGGCCGATCTCGCCCGGGACGCTCTCGCCGCCGCCCGCGACGCGATTCAGCGCGGAGCGCCGGCGCCGTCGGCTGAGCGCTTGCTCGAAACGATCCTTGCGCGCGCTGCGCCGCTGATTGATGGCCCCCTCATTCCCGTGATCAATGCGAGCGGGGTGATCCTCCATACCAACCTCGGCCGCGCCCCCCTTGCGGCAGATGCGGCCGCCGCCGCGCTCGCAGTGGCGCAGGGGTACAGCAATCTCGAATTCGACCTCGCCGCCGGCACGCGCGGCGTGCGAGACCGCCATGTCGAGTGGCTGCTCTGTCAGGTCACGGGCGCGGAGGCGGCGCTCGCAGTCAACAACAATGCTGCGGCGGTCCTGCTTGCGCTCTCCGCGCTTGCGGCCGGCCGCGAGGTGATCGTTTCGCGAGGGCAGGCAGTGGAGATCGGGGGAGGGTTCCGCATTCCCGATGTGCTGCGGCAGAGCGGCGCGACACTGGTCGAGGTGGGGACAACCAACCGGACCTATCTCGACGACTATGCGGGCGCGATCACGGCCGAGACGGCGGCGCTCCTGCGGGTGCACCGCAGCAATTTTGCCCTCATCGGCTTTATTCATGAGGTGGACGTCCGAGAGCTCGCCGCCCTCGCCGAGCGGCATGGGCTATGCCTGATCGACGACCTCGGCAGCGGCTGCCTGATCGACACGCGGCGGTACGGCCTTGCCGCTGAGCCGACCGTCCAGGAGAGTGTGGCGGCTGGCGCCGGGATCGTCTGCTTTTCCGGGGACAAGCTGCTCGGCGGGCCGCAGGCGGGGCTGATCGTCGGCCGGAAGGTCTGGGTCGAGCGGCTGCGGCGTCATCCCCTTGCCCGGGCGGTGCGCATCGACAAGATCACGCTCGCCGCACTCCTCGCGACCCTGCGCCACTATGTGCGCGGCGATGCGGAGGAGACGATCCCGGTGTGGCAAATGATCGCGGCTCCTCTCGAGACGCTCACTGAGCGGGCGCAGCGCCTCGCTGCCGCACTAGGGGGAAGCGTTGTGCCCGGGCGCTCGGCCGTGGGCGGCGGCAGCTTGCCGGGCCAGACGCTCGAAACACGGCTGGTCGCGCTGCCCGACCCTGACCCGCACGCGCTCGCAGCGCGGCTGCGCGCCGGCCGCCCCCCGGTCATCGGGCGCATCGAGGACGACCGTCTTCTCCTCGATCTTCGGACGGTGCTCAGTGCGCAAGAGCCCGCCCTGATTGCTGCAGTCCGCGCAGCGCGTCAGTCGTAGAGCCCCGCTGAGACAGCCCGCCGGCTGTCGGGCGGCTCGAGGGTTCCCTCTTCCTCGAGGGCGTCGAGAAGGCGCGCGGCGCGGTTGTAGCCGATCCGCAGGCGGCGTTGCAGAAAAGAAGCGGAAACGCGCCCGTGCTCTTCGACAAGACGGCGCGCCTCCTCAAGCAGCGGGTCGCGCTCTCCCTCGTCGAGCAGTTCCTCCGGCAGATTGACCAATTCGTCCACGTACTGGGGCGGGCGGGCTGCTTTCCACCAGGCGACGATCCGGTCGACCTCCGCGTCGGAGACATACACCCCTTGGAGGCGGACCGGCTTAAGCGCATCCGGCGGCGCGTAGAGCATATCTCCCCGGCCGAGCAGCTTTTCCGCGCCCACTTGGTCGAGGATCGTGCGCGAGTCGATTGAGGAGCTGACGGCGAAGGCGATCCGCGTCGGCACATTCGCCTTGATCAAGCCGGTGACAACATCGACCGAAGGACGCTGGGTCGCGATGATCAAGTGGATGCCGGTTGCGCGCGCGAGCTGCGCCAGCCGAACGATGATCCGCTCCACCTCTTCCGAGGCGACCATCATCAGGTCGGCGAGCTCGTCGATGATGACAACAAGATAGGGAATTGGCTGGGCCCCTTCCTTCACGCGCCGTTGGTTATAGCTTTCGATGTTCCGCGCGCCGGCGTCGGCGAACGCTTTGTAGCGTTCCTCCATCTCCTTCAGCACCCAGCGCAGAGCGCCCACTACCTTGGCCGGCTCGACAATCACGGGGGCGAGGAGGTGGGGGATGTCGTTGTAGCCGACCATCTCGACCCGCTTCGGGTCGACCATGATCATCCGCACCTCTTCCGGCGTAGCATGCATCAGCAGCGAGGCGATCATGGCGTTGACGCAGACCGACTTCCCGCTTCCGGTCGCCCCCGCGATCAGACAGTGCGGCATGCGGGTCAGGTCGGCGACGACCGGCTTGCCCGCGACATCCTGCCCAAGCGCAATTGCCAGCTTGGTCTTCATTCGCAGCCGCTGGAATTGCGGCGACTCAATAACGCGGCGCAGCGAAACGAGGGTCGAGGAGACATTCGGCACTTCGAGCCCGACGTAGGGCTTGCCGGGCACTGGCGCTTCGATCCGGACACTCGGGACAGCAAGCGCCAACGCGAGGTCGTTGGCAAGTCCGAGGATCCGGCTCACCTTCACCCGGACCCGGGAAACCTCCTCAATCCGCACTTTCGGGGCGCCGTTTTTGTCGTAGATCGGCCGTCCCTCCGCGTCGCGCTCCCGCACTTCGCGGGTACGGACTTCCCAGCCGGGTTCGACGGCGAACTGCGTCACGCTGGGGCCTTGGTTCACTTCGACCACCTTAGCGTCGACGCCGTACTCGGCGAGGGTAGTTTCGATCTGTTTCACCCGGCTTTCGATGTCCACAGGCGTGAAGTCAGTCTGCACAGGGGGGTCGAGCAGATCGAGCGGCGGCAGGGAGCCGGCGGGAGCAAACGCTGCTTCTATCTTTTGCGAAGACGGCTTTAGCGGCGGCGCAGGGACGATGGCCGCG comes from Dehalococcoidia bacterium and encodes:
- the selA gene encoding L-seryl-tRNA(Sec) selenium transferase, giving the protein MSDQRAELRKLPSVDALLRSPDLAGARAALGDQLLADLARDALAAARDAIQRGAPAPSAERLLETILARAAPLIDGPLIPVINASGVILHTNLGRAPLAADAAAAALAVAQGYSNLEFDLAAGTRGVRDRHVEWLLCQVTGAEAALAVNNNAAAVLLALSALAAGREVIVSRGQAVEIGGGFRIPDVLRQSGATLVEVGTTNRTYLDDYAGAITAETAALLRVHRSNFALIGFIHEVDVRELAALAERHGLCLIDDLGSGCLIDTRRYGLAAEPTVQESVAAGAGIVCFSGDKLLGGPQAGLIVGRKVWVERLRRHPLARAVRIDKITLAALLATLRHYVRGDAEETIPVWQMIAAPLETLTERAQRLAAALGGSVVPGRSAVGGGSLPGQTLETRLVALPDPDPHALAARLRAGRPPVIGRIEDDRLLLDLRTVLSAQEPALIAAVRAARQS
- a CDS encoding DNA translocase FtsK, which translates into the protein MLFLFGQYLPDVGTRFQQALFAAFGLGLPLVAGVLGLAAYALWTGTVWPFPFPVRFGIAAIALWVAAYSVLGLTRPALQLGAVRLDTVSGGGHVGRWLAGGGDVDLGVVLRLGALLVLAWAACWPARAWGAVTAAGSRLRALAQRAPALLRRGRHLSGEAWRRMRQRLPSSSQAAPPPLAPAEESGVSPLPARAPAAAIVPAPPLKPSSQKIEAAFAPAGSLPPLDLLDPPVQTDFTPVDIESRVKQIETTLAEYGVDAKVVEVNQGPSVTQFAVEPGWEVRTREVRERDAEGRPIYDKNGAPKVRIEEVSRVRVKVSRILGLANDLALALAVPSVRIEAPVPGKPYVGLEVPNVSSTLVSLRRVIESPQFQRLRMKTKLAIALGQDVAGKPVVADLTRMPHCLIAGATGSGKSVCVNAMIASLLMHATPEEVRMIMVDPKRVEMVGYNDIPHLLAPVIVEPAKVVGALRWVLKEMEERYKAFADAGARNIESYNQRRVKEGAQPIPYLVVIIDELADLMMVASEEVERIIVRLAQLARATGIHLIIATQRPSVDVVTGLIKANVPTRIAFAVSSSIDSRTILDQVGAEKLLGRGDMLYAPPDALKPVRLQGVYVSDAEVDRIVAWWKAARPPQYVDELVNLPEELLDEGERDPLLEEARRLVEEHGRVSASFLQRRLRIGYNRAARLLDALEEEGTLEPPDSRRAVSAGLYD